From the Halomonas sp. MCCC 1A13316 genome, the window CGGACTGGTATCGGAGAACAGGCATCTTCCCCATCATGCATCTGCTGGGCATTCGCAAGACGCTTGTTGACCGCCATCCATGGCTACCGTTCTCCGTTTACAAGGCTTTCGAACAATCCAAGGCTAAGGCACTAGCGAAGCTCAGTGATACCTCGGCAACTAAGGTGACACTGCCCTTCATCGAGGACCAGCTTCAGGCCGCCCGGCGCCTGATGGGTGAGGATTTCTGGTCATATGGCTTTGCTACCAATCGACAAACCCTGGAGCGATTTCTCGAGCAACACCATGCGGAAGGACTGTCTAGGCGTCTCGTGAAGCCGGAGGAACTGTTTCATCCCGCTACGCTGGAAAGCTTCAAGATCTGACCGGACCTTGGGATGGAAATATCCGTCGCACAGCGACACCTTACAAAAATAAACGAAGCCCCGTATAACCAATGTTGACGCCAGTACAAGAGGTGAATAAATGAAAGTATCAATCAAGAATTCCGTGATGGCCATGGCCCTTGTCGTTCCTGGATTGATGATGAATGCTGCATCTGCCCAAGAATACAATCTTACTGTGGCCGGAGCCTCGCCAGGAGGACTGTGGTCGTTGCTCGGTGCTGGCTTGGATAGTGCCCTGAAAGCAGAATATTCCGGTTCGACGGTGACCTATCAGACCTCAGGGGGTGGCATCGCCAATGTGGCTGTGTTGCAACGCGGTGACGCTAGCTTGGGAATTGTAGAAGATGCCGTGCTGCAGCTGGCTCGTGATGGGGAAGACCCTTTCCGAGAAGCTGTCAATGATGATATCCGGGTACTATCTTACCTCTACACTTGGGCGCCGATGCAAGCTGTTATAAGGGAGGAGTTTGCCGAAAAACATGGTATTTCAAGCTTCGAGGATATTGCCGAAGTTAAGCCGCCGATCACCATTGCCATAAACAAACGCGGTAATATTGCATCGAGTGTTGCTGAAGCCATGTTGGAGGCCATCGGTGCAGGACCCGAGGAAATCAAGAGCTGGGGAGGTGACATTATCTATGCCGCTTCCAGCGAGCAATCTGGCCTGATTCAGGACCGTCGTATCGACATGTTCCTGAATAGCCTGTTCGTGGGACAAAGTTCGATAATGCAGGCGGCATCAAGTGTCGATGTGAATCTGTTGCCCTTGTCCGAGGACGTCATACAGGAGGTCACAGAGAAGACGGGAACCAACGCATTCACGATTCCTGGGGGAGCCTACGAGTGGGCGCCGGATGAAACGCCAACTGTGTCGATCAGCGCTACATTGGC encodes:
- a CDS encoding TAXI family TRAP transporter solute-binding subunit, coding for MKVSIKNSVMAMALVVPGLMMNAASAQEYNLTVAGASPGGLWSLLGAGLDSALKAEYSGSTVTYQTSGGGIANVAVLQRGDASLGIVEDAVLQLARDGEDPFREAVNDDIRVLSYLYTWAPMQAVIREEFAEKHGISSFEDIAEVKPPITIAINKRGNIASSVAEAMLEAIGAGPEEIKSWGGDIIYAASSEQSGLIQDRRIDMFLNSLFVGQSSIMQAASSVDVNLLPLSEDVIQEVTEKTGTNAFTIPGGAYEWAPDETPTVSISATLAVRSDMDEAMAYNLTKALYENYEKISGVHPAMESLTPEIMANVEVVPYHDGAERYLKEVGLR